A genomic stretch from Setaria italica strain Yugu1 chromosome VII, Setaria_italica_v2.0, whole genome shotgun sequence includes:
- the LOC101764676 gene encoding ras-associated and pleckstrin homology domains-containing protein 1 isoform X2, which translates to MAGGAGEGEREGPLGYVLSLPAASLPLPVAVSCLDATVPRKARSRLRLRVQPCAWWAFKLPVPAPEEAKSPAPPASMATNPTEEARSPRPQRLRVRHGPPPSPDDPHTPSPAMERPAKRARRCLQCGAVETPQWRSGPMGSGTLCNACGVRLKAAGALREQVHRPPPASARTVAEPPPESPVSDSSPDGPIWEPGSVPDVYLLRKKPPKQGKPPPPRMEPASPPAPAPAVYLLKKKKKKPPKASKKKPWRPRKSSKRCLHCGSSSTPQWREGPMGRSTLCNACGVRYRQGRLLPEYRPLASPSFEPSEHANRHSQVLQLHRQRKGQKNQPPLPTEQPRLMDDLTGALACSGDGDDPMNVLLPRRWHDKDEYPRTPLHQPLPQPADSLPGDPRVGGIDATAQGRGGRGNDPNGAPSSLDSLLLEGPSAPLIDDGDESLIE; encoded by the coding sequence ATGGCCGGCGGTGCCGGGGAGGGGGAGCGGGAGGGGCCCCTCGGATATGTGCTCTCGCTCCCAGCGGCGTCGCTGCCCCTGCCCGTCGCCGTCTCCTGCCTCGACGCCACCGTCCCGCGCAAGGCGCGCAGCCGCCTACGCCTCCGCGTCCAGCCGTGCGCCTGGTGGGCCTTCAAGCTCCCCGTCCCCGCGCCGGAGGAGGCAAAGAGCCCAGCTCCCCCAGCGTCGATGGCCACGAATCCGACGGAGGAGGCGAGGTCTCCTCGTCCCCAGCGCCTGCGCGTGCGCCACGGCCCGCCCCCCTCCCCTGACGACCCCCACACCCCCTCACCGGCCATGGAGAGGCCGGCTAAGAGGGCAAGGAGGTGCCTGCAGTGCGGCGCGGTCGAGACGCCGCAGTGGAGGTCGGGGCCGATGGGGTCGGGCACGCTCTGCAACGCCTGCGGGGTCCGGCTCAAGGCAGCCGGGGCGCTGCGGGAGCAGGTGCACCGGCCCCCTCCAGCGTCGGCGAGGACGGTCGCCGAGCCGCCCCCGGAGAGCCCGGTGTCGGACTCGTCGCCGGACGGCCCGATCTGGGAGCCTGGGTCAGTTCCCGACGTGTACCTGCTGAGGAAGAAGCCGCCGAAGCAGGGGAAGCCTCCACCTCCGAGGATGGAGccagcgtcgccgccggcgccggcgccggcggtgtacctgctcaagaagaaaaagaagaagccgCCGAAGGCGTCCAAGAAGAAGCCGTGGCGGCCCCGGAAGTCATCGAAGCGTTGCCTGcactgcggctcgtcgtcgacgccgcAGTGGCGGGAGGGGCCGATGGGCCGCAGCACGCTGTGCAACGCGTGCGGCGTGCGTTACAGGCAGGGGCGGCTGCTGCCGGAGTACCGGCCGCTGGCGAGCCCTTCCTTCGAGCCGTCGGAGCACGCCAACAGGCACAGCCAGGTGCTCCAGCTCCACCGACAGCGGAAGGGCCAGAAGAACCAGCCCCCTCTGCCAACGGAGCAGCCGCGACTCATGGACGACCTGACCGGCGCGCTAGCGTGCAGCGGCGATGGCGATGACCCGATGAACGTGCTGCTTCCCCGGCGGTGGCACGACAAGGACGAGTACCCGCGAACCCCGCTGCACCAGCCGCTGCCGCAGCCGGCGGACAGCCTCCCCGGCGACCCACGCGTTGGGGGCATCGACGCCACCGCCCAAGGACGTGGCGGCCGCGGCAATGACCCAAACGGCGCGCCGAGCTCGCTGGACTCGTTGCTGCTGGAGGGGCCTTCGGCGCCGCTGATCGACGACGGAGATGAGTCCTTGATCGAGTAG
- the LOC101764676 gene encoding ras-associated and pleckstrin homology domains-containing protein 1 isoform X1, producing the protein MTRHLSGTLFPPPAADAPARRSPLARSLTRRRRRLRLPSQRVRPPTMATVEGDKIEPPGLGPRTRRSAATRETGDMAGGAGEGEREGPLGYVLSLPAASLPLPVAVSCLDATVPRKARSRLRLRVQPCAWWAFKLPVPAPEEAKSPAPPASMATNPTEEARSPRPQRLRVRHGPPPSPDDPHTPSPAMERPAKRARRCLQCGAVETPQWRSGPMGSGTLCNACGVRLKAAGALREQVHRPPPASARTVAEPPPESPVSDSSPDGPIWEPGSVPDVYLLRKKPPKQGKPPPPRMEPASPPAPAPAVYLLKKKKKKPPKASKKKPWRPRKSSKRCLHCGSSSTPQWREGPMGRSTLCNACGVRYRQGRLLPEYRPLASPSFEPSEHANRHSQVLQLHRQRKGQKNQPPLPTEQPRLMDDLTGALACSGDGDDPMNVLLPRRWHDKDEYPRTPLHQPLPQPADSLPGDPRVGGIDATAQGRGGRGNDPNGAPSSLDSLLLEGPSAPLIDDGDESLIE; encoded by the exons atgacTCGTCATCTGTCCGGCACTCTCTTTCCTCCCCCTGCTGCTGACGCACCCGCCCGACGGTCGCCGCTTGCTCGCTCcctcacccgccgccgccgccgcctccgcctcccgtcGCAGCGCGTCCGGCCGCCGACCATGGCGACGGTGGAAGGGGACAAGATAGAG CCGCCTGGATTAGGACCGAGAACCCGGCGATCTGCGGCGACCAGGGAGACCGGCGATATGGCCGGCGGTGCCGGGGAGGGGGAGCGGGAGGGGCCCCTCGGATATGTGCTCTCGCTCCCAGCGGCGTCGCTGCCCCTGCCCGTCGCCGTCTCCTGCCTCGACGCCACCGTCCCGCGCAAGGCGCGCAGCCGCCTACGCCTCCGCGTCCAGCCGTGCGCCTGGTGGGCCTTCAAGCTCCCCGTCCCCGCGCCGGAGGAGGCAAAGAGCCCAGCTCCCCCAGCGTCGATGGCCACGAATCCGACGGAGGAGGCGAGGTCTCCTCGTCCCCAGCGCCTGCGCGTGCGCCACGGCCCGCCCCCCTCCCCTGACGACCCCCACACCCCCTCACCGGCCATGGAGAGGCCGGCTAAGAGGGCAAGGAGGTGCCTGCAGTGCGGCGCGGTCGAGACGCCGCAGTGGAGGTCGGGGCCGATGGGGTCGGGCACGCTCTGCAACGCCTGCGGGGTCCGGCTCAAGGCAGCCGGGGCGCTGCGGGAGCAGGTGCACCGGCCCCCTCCAGCGTCGGCGAGGACGGTCGCCGAGCCGCCCCCGGAGAGCCCGGTGTCGGACTCGTCGCCGGACGGCCCGATCTGGGAGCCTGGGTCAGTTCCCGACGTGTACCTGCTGAGGAAGAAGCCGCCGAAGCAGGGGAAGCCTCCACCTCCGAGGATGGAGccagcgtcgccgccggcgccggcgccggcggtgtacctgctcaagaagaaaaagaagaagccgCCGAAGGCGTCCAAGAAGAAGCCGTGGCGGCCCCGGAAGTCATCGAAGCGTTGCCTGcactgcggctcgtcgtcgacgccgcAGTGGCGGGAGGGGCCGATGGGCCGCAGCACGCTGTGCAACGCGTGCGGCGTGCGTTACAGGCAGGGGCGGCTGCTGCCGGAGTACCGGCCGCTGGCGAGCCCTTCCTTCGAGCCGTCGGAGCACGCCAACAGGCACAGCCAGGTGCTCCAGCTCCACCGACAGCGGAAGGGCCAGAAGAACCAGCCCCCTCTGCCAACGGAGCAGCCGCGACTCATGGACGACCTGACCGGCGCGCTAGCGTGCAGCGGCGATGGCGATGACCCGATGAACGTGCTGCTTCCCCGGCGGTGGCACGACAAGGACGAGTACCCGCGAACCCCGCTGCACCAGCCGCTGCCGCAGCCGGCGGACAGCCTCCCCGGCGACCCACGCGTTGGGGGCATCGACGCCACCGCCCAAGGACGTGGCGGCCGCGGCAATGACCCAAACGGCGCGCCGAGCTCGCTGGACTCGTTGCTGCTGGAGGGGCCTTCGGCGCCGCTGATCGACGACGGAGATGAGTCCTTGATCGAGTAG